In Sphaeramia orbicularis chromosome 7, fSphaOr1.1, whole genome shotgun sequence, one genomic interval encodes:
- the ankrd33aa gene encoding photoreceptor ankyrin repeat protein — MATANDDPHLGEGPSDILLDDSDSDSVLSDDSVLPVYETDEKYTEPAKTVYEACVRNDRMGLERILERGVTKEEAMELDINGRNGLMLAVSKGFIDIVSLMHVCPFIDINHQDNDGNTALMIAAQSGFVTILNYILNYYPSVDTEVRDPRGFTALIKAGLQGKEECVSALLMHGADVNAMDLVQGRGLKDWVLRTGRFDTLNRLRRLQAHPVAEQFCEKYIPEWPELKLLVAKASAPKTASQKLRQQFKDSLTFRFPHDPEDNGVLDHMVRMTTSIHCPLVATGCHPLCPSSPPEIGKRRFAVPELMSKYSSKELEESTVSHRNDSITSVSPTVLSATSVSLTSCCMDAERRESMPSGGARSFMRRSMAHRNSIFPSGCIPKIEVTKSGEPTPKKEKKKKGQKGYLEPPVWKYKEAKEEKKREKKEKQEKEKAQEKKSKGSKHKSSKK; from the exons ATGGCGACTGCAAACGACGACCCCCACCTGGGTGAAGGCCCATCTGATATTCTCCTGGATGATTCAGACTCAGACAGCGTGCTTTCTGATGACTCAGTGCTACCCGTCTATGAAACAGATGAAAAGTACACAGAGCCGGCTAAAACAGTGTATGAAGCCTGTGTGAGGAATGACCGAATGGGTCTGGAAAGGATCCTAGAAAGAGGAGTCACTAAAGAGGAGGCCATGGAGCTGGACATCAATGGCAGG AATGGACTGATGTTAGCTGTGTCCAAAGGTTTCATAGACATTGTCTCCTTGATGCACGTCTGTCCATTCATAGACATCAACCACCAAGACAATGACGGTAACACTGCCCTCATGATTGCTGCACAATCAG GATTCGTCACCATTTTAAACTACATTCTCAACTACTACCCTAGTGTGGACACTGAGGTCAGGGATCCCAGGGGTTTCACAGCCCTCATCAAGGCAGGTCTGCAGGGAAAAGAAGAATGTGTGTCTGCTCTTCTAATGCACG GTGCAGATGTAAATGCTATGGACTTGGTCCAGGGGAGGGGTCTGAAGGACTGGGTCCTGAGGACAGGAAGATTTGACACTCTCAATAGACTCCGTCGCCTGCAGGCTCATCCTGTTGCCGAACAATTCTGTGAAAAATACATTCCCGAGTGGCCTGAGCTGAAGCTTCTGGTAGCGAAGGCCTCTGCTCCAAAAACAGCCAGTCAGAAGCTCAGGCAGCAGTTCAAGGACAGCCTTACTTTCAGGTTCCCTCATGACCCAGAAGACAATGGGGTCTTGGACCATATGGTGAGGATGACCACTAGTATCCACTGTCCACTGGTAGCTACTGGTTGTCATCCACTCTGTCCCTCTAGTCCTCCAGAAATTGGCAAGCGTCGCTTTGCAGTTCCTGAACTGATGTCCAAGTACAGCAGCAAGGAGCTGGAGGAGAGCACAGTGTCCCACAGAAATGACTCCATCACCTCAGTTTCGCCCACTGTTCTGTCGGCCACATCGGTATCTCTGACCTCCTGCTGCATGGACGCAGAGCGCAGGGAAAGCATGCCATCAGGTGGTGCAAGGAGCTTCATGCGTCGCAGCATGGCACACAGGAACAGCATCTTCCCTTCAGGCTGCATTCCTAAGATTGAGGTGACAAAATCTGGGGAACCCACtccaaagaaagagaaaaagaagaaggggcAAAAGGGCTATCTGGAGCCTCCAGTCTGGAAGTACAAGGAGgccaaagaagagaaaaagagagagaagaaggAAAAGCAGGAAAAGGAAAAAGCCCAGGAGAAAAAAAGTAAGGGGTCCAAAcataaatcaagtaaaaaatga